Proteins from one Carcharodon carcharias isolate sCarCar2 chromosome 19, sCarCar2.pri, whole genome shotgun sequence genomic window:
- the LOC121291204 gene encoding cell surface glycoprotein 1-like produces the protein PSLSPSSSMSRSPSPSPSHTSHSPSPSHSPSSSPCHSPRHSPSHSPSHSPSPSYSHSHSHSHSHSHSPSPSPSPSHSPSPSHIHSPRPSHSPSHSPTPNHSPTPSHSPTPSHSPTPSHSPRPSSSSRSRPSPSHSSSPSHNPSHSHNPSHSHTPSHSPTPSPSPRPSSSSRPRSSPSTNHSPSNSPSHSPSPSHSPSPSPSHPSPSPSPIPSPSRSPSSSTSRSPSISPSPSPSPSPHLSPSPSHSPSSSPSHSPSPSHSPSPSPSHSPSPSHSHSHSYSPSPSPSHSPSHSHTPSHSHTPSHSPTPSQSPTPSSSSRPRTSPSTNHSPSNSPSHSSSTSHSPSPRHSPSPSHIPNHSHSPSLSHRPSFSTSHSLSSTPAPASAPISAPVKVTAPVPPIPSPSPSRSPSPSHSPSPSHIHSPRPSHSPSHSPTPSHSPTPSHSPTPSHSPTLRPSHNPCHSHTPSPSHNPCHSHTPSHSPRPSSSSRPRSSPSTNHSPSNSPSHSSSPSTSRSPGPSHSPSSSPSHSPSPSPSHSPSPSHSHSHSYSPSPSPSHSPSHSRTPSHSPTPSPSPRPSSSSRPRSSPSTNHSPSNSPSHSPSPSPSSSPSPSLSHSPSPSPHPSPSPHLSPSPHPSPRHSPHPSPSPHPSPSPHLSPSPHLSPSPHLSPSPHLSPSPHPSPSPIPSPSPSRSPSPSPGPSPSPSPHLSPNPHLSPSPHLSPSPHLSPSPHPSPSPHLSPGPHLSPSPHPSPSPHLSPSPHPSPSPHLSPSPHLSPSPQPSPSPHPCPSPSPSPIPSPSPTPAPAPASAAVSPSPSPIPSPSPSLSPSSSPSHSPSPSPSLSYSRSHSLSPIPSPSYSPSHSPSPSHIPSYCPSHSRSPS, from the exons cccagtctcagccccagctccagcatgagtcgcagccccagccccagccctagTCA caccagtcacagtcccagccccagtcacagccccagctccagcccctgtcacagccccagacacagccccagtcacagccccagtcacagccccagccccagttacagccacagtcacagtcacagtcacagtcacagtcacagccctagccccagccccagccccagtcacagtccaAGCCCCAGCCACATCCATAGCCCcagacccagtcacagccccagccacagTCCCACACCCAACCACAGTCCCACACCCAGCCACAGTCCCACACCCAGCCACAGTCCCACACCCAGCCACAGTCCCAGACCTAGCTCCAGCTCCAGatccagacccagccccagtcacagctccagccccagtcacaatcccagccacagtcacaatcccagccacagtcacacacccagccacagtcccacacccagccccagtcccagacccagctccagctccagaccCAGATCCAGCcccagcaccaatcacagccccagcaacagccccagtcacagccccagccccagtcacagccccagccccagccccagtcac cccagccccagccccagccccattcCCAGCCCCAGtcgcagccccagctccagcaccagtcgCAGCCCCAgcatcagccccagccccagccccagccccagcccccatctcagccccagtcccagtcacagccccagctccagccccagtcacagccccagccccagtcacagccccagccccagccccagtcacagccccagccccagtcacagccacagtcacagtTACAGCcctagccccagccccagtcacagtcccAGCCACAGTCACACACCCAGCCACAGTCACACACCCAGCCACAGTCCCACACCCAGCCAAAGTCCCacacccagctccagctccagacccagaaccagccccagcaccaatcacagccccagcaaCAGTCCCAGTcacagctccagcaccagtcacagccccagccccagacacagccccagccccagtcacatccccaatcacagccacagccccagcctcagtcacagGCCCAGCTTCAgcaccagtcacagcctcagctcca ctccagccccagcctcaGCCCCAATCTCAGCCCCAGTCAAAgtcacagctccagtccca cccattcccagtcccagtcccagtcgcagccccagccccagtcacagtccaAGCCCCAGCCACATCCATAGCCCcagacccagtcacagccccagccacagTCCCACACCCAGCCACAGTCCCACACCCAGCCACAGTCCCACACCCAGCCACAGTCCCACACTCAGACCCAGTCACAATCCCTGCCACAGTCACacacccagccccagtcacaatcCCTGCCACAGTCACACACCCAGCCACAGTCCCagacccagctccagctccagaccCAGATCCAGCcccagcaccaatcacagccccagcaacagccccagtcacagcagcagccccagcacCAGTCGCAGCCctggccccagtcacagccccagctccagccccagtcacagccccagccccagccccagtcacagccccagccccagtcacagccacagtcacagttacagccccagccccagccccagtcacagtcccAGCCACAGTCGCACACCCAGCCACAGTCCCAcacccagccccagtcccagacccagctccagctccagaccCAGATCCAGCcccagcaccaatcacagccccagcaacagccccagtcacagccccagccccagtcc cagcagcagccccagccccagcctcagtcacagccccagccccagtccccatcccagccccagtccccatctcagccccagtccccatcccagccccagacacagtccccatcccagccccagtccccatcccagccccagtccccatctcagccccagtccccatctcagccccagtccccatctcagccccagtccccatctcagccccagtccccatcccagccccagccccattcccagccccagtcccagtcgcagccccagccccagccccggccccagccccagccccagtccccatcTCAGCCCCAATCCCCATCTCAGCCCCAGTCCCCATCTCAGCCCCAGTCCCCATCTCAGCCCCAGTCCccatcccagccccagtccccatcTCAGCCCCGGTCCCCATCTCAGCCCCAGTCCccatcccagccccagtccccatctcagccccagtccccatcccagccccagtccccatctcagccccagtccccatctcagccccagtccccaacccagccccagtccccatccctgccccagccccagccccagccccattcccagccccagtccca ccccggcCCCAGCCCCAGCCTCCGCCGCagtcagccccagccccagccccattcccagccccagtcccagtctcagccccagctccagccccagtcacagccccagccccagccccagcctcagttACAGCCGcagtcacagcctcagccccatccccagccccagttacagccccagtcacagccctagccccagtcacatccccagttattgccccagtcacagccgaagccccagc